One genomic region from Clostridiales bacterium encodes:
- the rplN gene encoding 50S ribosomal protein L14: MIQPQSYLKVADNTGAKEIMCIQVMGGSLRKSGNIGDIITASVKSAQPGGTVKKGDVVKAVIVRTHSGVNRPDGSHIRFDDNAAVIIDNQKQPRGTRIFGPIARELRDRDFTKIISLAPEVL; encoded by the coding sequence ATGATACAACCTCAATCGTATCTTAAAGTTGCCGACAACACCGGCGCTAAGGAAATAATGTGCATACAGGTCATGGGCGGGTCGCTCAGAAAGAGCGGCAATATCGGCGACATCATCACTGCGTCGGTCAAGTCCGCTCAGCCGGGCGGCACCGTTAAAAAGGGTGACGTCGTTAAGGCGGTTATTGTTCGCACGCATTCGGGCGTGAACCGTCCCGACGGCTCGCACATTCGTTTCGACGACAACGCCGCCGTTATTATAGACAATCAGAAACAGCCGCGCGGCACCCGTATCTTCGGGCCCATAGCGCGTGAGCTGCGCGACCGCGACTTCACCAAGATCATATCTTTGGCGCCCGAAGTGCTGTAA